The window TCTGCTCATCTTTTTCTCGAGCCCACCTAATTCCACATTAGTTTGGAGCAAAGTGTGCTCCATTTCTCTGAAGATAATTGGTGTGGAGATTCTTTGGACTTTGGCTCTGTTATAATCTTCTAATTCTTTCTCTAATGGCTGGTTTGTTGGCTTGCATTTGTCTGTGGCTTTGGAAACTAAATATATTAGCTTGGGCAGATCACGTACGAACATAAATAAGACTTTCTTTTGTGGTTGGCTTTTTTTGTGTTTCCACTGGAGGTTTATGGTTAGAGTTCATTAGTTTTTATTCTGTCTTGTTAAGGAATAATAATGATTATTATAAGATTAATATAAAATTAGTTATGGCGAAATAGAATGGATTAAGGGAGGACAATGATTGGTTAATACATCACTAATACAATATCGCACAGCATATATTCTTAGGCGTTTAGCTCCTTCAAATTGTTGATACCGTCGGAGACAGCTGCCGGCGCTGTGAGATGGCGGTGCATGCTCCCGGTGCCCTGTTTTCCTCACGACGTATCCAGTGAAATTTAACATGCAGAATCCGCCAGCTCCTTTCACGTCCGCTCTGCACCTTGCCCTCGACCCTGATCTCTTCTCAGCCGATCCCATCAGGCCCTGGGCTGCCGACCTTCTCCGCAACTGCGCACGCGCCTTCTCCGAGAGAGACTCTGCCAACCTGCAGCGCTTCCTCTGGATGCTCAACGAGCTCGCCTCCCCTTACGGCGACCGCGAGCAGCGCCTCGCCTACGCTTTCCTCCAGGCCCTATTCTGTTGCGCCACCGCCTCCGGCGACCATTTCTACAACACCTCCCTCGCCGTTGCCGAACGCGCCATCTCCTTCGCCTCCACCAGACGCCTCGCTCTCAAATTCCAGGAGGCGGCCCCCTGGACCACCTTCGGCCACGTCGCAGCCAACGGCGCCCTCCTACATGCCCTCGACGCCGTGCCCGCCATCCACATCGTCGACGTCAGCGACACCTTTTGCACCCAGTGGCCTACGCTCCTGGAGGCCCTCGCCTCGCGCGCCGACACCGACGCCCCGCGCGTCCGACTCACCGTCGTCGCCTCCGCCGCCTCCGCCGGCGTCATGTCCGAGATCGGAGTGCGAATCGAGAAGTTCGCGCGGCTGATGGGCGTGTCGCTCGAATTCCGCGCCGTCGTCGCCCCCGCGTCTCCCCGCTTCGCCGATGCTCTCCGCCCCGAGGAGCTCGATCTCCGCGACGGGGAGACCGTCGCTGTGAACTGCGTCAGCGCGCTGCGGCGAGCCGGCACCGGGGGCTCGCGTGACGCGTTCCTAAGGGCGGCGGCGGCGCTGGAGCCGAGGGTCGTGACCGTAGTTGAGGAGGAGGCGGACTTCGCCGGCGTCGGCGAATTCGCGGAGTCCTTCGAAGAGTGTCTGCGCTTCTACGGCGCCTATTTCGACATGCTGGAGGAGAGCTTCCCGGCGACGAGCAACGAGAGACTTGCTCTGGAGAGGGAGAGCTTCCGGAGCCTCGTGGGGGTGCTGGCCTGCGACGGCCGAGGCCCCGACAGGGTGGACCATGGCGAGCGGAGGGAGAGAGGGAGGCAGTGGTGCCGGCGGTTGGAGCGATGCGGCTTCCAGAGGTTCGGCTTCAGCGACGACGTCGTCGACGACTTGAAGGCGTTGCTGAGGAGGTACCGGCCTGGGTGGTCGCTGCTTCCGGCTGAGGGGGAGGCGTCGGGGATGTACCTAACATGGAAGGAGGAACCGGTCGTGTGGTCTTGTGCTTGGAAACCTAAATAATTATGATTAATTATCAATAATTACTACAATATATAGATTTTGTTATTTGCAacttttttcttcaagtttgtgagAGCACAATTCGTTCCTCAGCACGTAAACTGGATATAGTTTGATGGAGCTGGTCCATGCATGCATATCGACACAAACATGCATAGAGAAAGGATACATGTAACACTGCAACAAAACATGgtttaatagaaaaaaaaaaaaccctctaaaaatcatttttctatttctaaaaaatatttgagaTAAAATATTCCATCTTAAAAATCTATTAGTGAAAGTCTCGTGCCTAATTTTGAGATAAAAATATTtcatctttaattttaaaaatgaattaaaaagtatttatgaatgtattttttatttgactaaatgaaattaattttaaatatttctattttttttttaagttgtctTTAGTCTCTCTC is drawn from Zingiber officinale cultivar Zhangliang chromosome 1B, Zo_v1.1, whole genome shotgun sequence and contains these coding sequences:
- the LOC122034348 gene encoding protein SHORT-ROOT-like, which gives rise to MQNPPAPFTSALHLALDPDLFSADPIRPWAADLLRNCARAFSERDSANLQRFLWMLNELASPYGDREQRLAYAFLQALFCCATASGDHFYNTSLAVAERAISFASTRRLALKFQEAAPWTTFGHVAANGALLHALDAVPAIHIVDVSDTFCTQWPTLLEALASRADTDAPRVRLTVVASAASAGVMSEIGVRIEKFARLMGVSLEFRAVVAPASPRFADALRPEELDLRDGETVAVNCVSALRRAGTGGSRDAFLRAAAALEPRVVTVVEEEADFAGVGEFAESFEECLRFYGAYFDMLEESFPATSNERLALERESFRSLVGVLACDGRGPDRVDHGERRERGRQWCRRLERCGFQRFGFSDDVVDDLKALLRRYRPGWSLLPAEGEASGMYLTWKEEPVVWSCAWKPK